A genomic stretch from Falco cherrug isolate bFalChe1 chromosome 1, bFalChe1.pri, whole genome shotgun sequence includes:
- the MMP17 gene encoding matrix metalloproteinase-17: MLSPAARHRARRREMLLVVALWLAWQEAPAAPTPAADDITRGVDWLTKFGYLPPPDPITGQLQTQEELTKAITAMQKFGGLEATGVLDEATLELMKTPRCSLPDLAAVEARRKRFTQAVTKWSKRNLSWRVRTFPKESHLGHDTVRALMYYALKVWSDITPLNFHEVAGNNADIQIDFSKADHNDGYPFDGPGGTVAHAFFPGDHHTAGDTHFDDDEYWTFRSSDAHGMDLFAVAVHEFGHAIGLTHVSAIESIMRPYYQGPVGDPLKYDLPYEDKVRIWQLYGVRESVSPTAKPEVSKADDHPILPELPENRSTVLLRRDVPNRCSTHFDAVAQIRGEAFFFKGKYFWRLTRNKHLVSLQPAQIHRFWRGLPLNLDSLDAVYERTSDHKIVFFKGDRYWVFKDNNVEEGYPRPISDFGLPLGGIDAAFSWAHNDKTYFFKDNLYWRYDDHEQRMDPGYPSETILWKGIPSPLDDAMRWSDGASYFFRGKEYWKVLDSDLEAQPGYPQSIARDWLVCSNMQSDSPGAAGSSRTGARSKPGQHDESRAENGYEVCSCTSASASLQAHPALRLSASLVLTGVWTATLVCAAL; the protein is encoded by the exons CGGATCCCATCACAGGACAACTGCAGACGCAGGAGGAGCTCACCAAGGCCATCACTGCCATGCAAAAGTTCGGGGGTCTCGAGGCGACAGGGGTCCTAG ACGAAGCCACACTAGAGCTGATGAAGACCCCTCGCTGCTCTCTGCCCGACCTTGCTGCCGTGGAGGCCAGGAGGAAGCGATTCACACAGGCTGTCACCAAGTGGAGCAAAAGGAACTTGTCATGGAG agtTCGCACCTTCCCAAAAGAGTCCCACCTGGGCCACGACACCGTCCGAGCCCTGATGTACTATGCCCTGAAGGTCTGGAGCGACATTACGCCGCTGAATTTCCATGAAGTGGCAGGTAACAATGCTGACATCCAGATAGACTTCTCCAAGGCAGATCACAATGACGGCTATCCTTTTGACGGGCCTGGTGGGACAGTGGCACATGCTTTCTTCCCTGGAGACCATCACACGGCAGGAGACACTCATTTTGATGATGACGAGTATTGGACTTTCCGATCTTCAG ATGCTCATGGGATGGACCTATTTGCTGTAGCTGTCCATGAGTTTGGCCATGCCATTGGCTTGACCCATGTCTCTGCCATAGAGTCTATCATGAGACCCTACTACCAAGGTCCTGTGGGGGATCCTCTGAAGTATGACCTACCTTACGAGGACAAAGTCCGAATCTGGCAGCTCTATG GAGTCAGGGAATCTGTGTCCCCCACAGCCAAGCCTGAAGTAAGCAAAGCTGATGACCATCCCAtcctgccagagctgccagAGAACCGCTCCACTGTCCT GCTCCGGCGGGACGTGCCCAACAGATGCAGCACTCACTTCGACGCCGTGGCTCAGATCCGGGGAGAGGCTTTCTTCTTCAAGG GCAAGTACTTCTGGAGACTGACTCGCAATAAGCACTTGGTCTCCCTCCAGCCGGCTCAGATCCACCGTTTCTGGCGGGGCTTGCCACTCAACCTGGACAGCCTGGATGCGGTCTATGAGAGAACCAGCGACCACAAGATCGTCTTCTTCAAAG GAGACAGATACTGGGTCTTCAAAGACAATAACGTGGAGGAAGGATACCCACGGCCAATCTCAGACTTCGGTCTGCCGCTGGGAGGCATTGACGCCGCTTTCTCCTGGGCCCACAATGACAAGACTTATTTCTTTAAGGACAATCTCTACTGGCGCTACGATGACCACGAGCAGAGGATGGATCCTGGGTACCCTTCAGAGACTATTCTGTGGAAGGGCATACCAAGCCCTTTAGATGATGCCATGAGGTGGTCAGATG GTGCAAGTTACTTCTTCAGGGGCAAGGAGTACTGGAAGGTGCTGGACAGTGACCTGGAGGCCCAGCCTGGTTATCCCCAGTCCATTGCTAGAGACTGGCTGGTGTGCAGCAACATGCAGTCCGACTCCCcgggagcagctgggagcagccggACGGGGGCACGCTCCAAACCAGGGCAGCACGACGAGAGCCGCGCAGAGAACGGCTATGAGGTCTGCTCCTGCACCTCGGCCTCCGCGTCCCTCCAGGCTCACCCTGCGCTCAGACTGTCAGCCAGCCTCGTGCTGACTGGCGTGTGGACGGCAACGCTGGTGTGTGCAGCCCTATGA